The Candidatus Mycolicibacterium alkanivorans genome contains a region encoding:
- a CDS encoding CCA tRNA nucleotidyltransferase: MSETPQDVELLARALVELNRQGELLGELGALFAAAGRELYLVGGSVRDAVLGRLTTDLDFTTDARPEQVQRIVRPWADALWDTGIDFGTVGVGKAGQRVEITTFRADSYDQVSRHPQVHYGDNLEDDLVRRDFTVNAMAVRITADGPGEFIDPLDGLAAVRMRVLDTPAKPSVSFGDDPLRMLRAARFVSQLQFGVADRVRQAIEEMAPQLARITVERIAVELDKMLLGADPVAGIDLMVQTGMGEVVLPEIGGMQMAIDEHHQHKDVYQHSLTVLRQAMALEDDPDLVLRWAALLHDIGKPATREHEPDGGVSFHHHEVVGAKMVRKRMRALKYSKQMVDDVSQLVYLHLRFHGYGDGKWTDAAVRRYVADAGPLLPKLHKLVRADCTTRNKRRAARLQANYDDLETRIAELAAKEDLARVRPDLDGDEIMQLLDIPPGPQVGQAWRFLKELRLDRGPLSREEATAELLSWWNEKGSRSV, from the coding sequence GTGTCCGAAACCCCCCAGGACGTCGAGTTGCTCGCGCGGGCGCTCGTCGAGCTCAACCGGCAGGGCGAACTGCTCGGTGAGCTCGGCGCGCTGTTCGCTGCCGCGGGCCGTGAGCTTTACCTCGTCGGCGGCAGCGTGCGCGACGCCGTCCTGGGTCGGCTGACCACCGACCTCGACTTCACCACCGATGCCCGGCCCGAGCAGGTGCAGCGAATCGTGCGGCCGTGGGCCGACGCCTTGTGGGACACCGGCATCGACTTCGGCACGGTCGGGGTGGGCAAGGCCGGCCAGCGGGTGGAGATCACCACCTTCCGCGCCGACAGCTACGACCAGGTGTCGCGCCATCCGCAGGTGCACTACGGCGACAACCTCGAGGACGACCTGGTGCGCCGCGACTTCACCGTCAACGCGATGGCGGTGCGCATCACCGCCGACGGCCCGGGGGAGTTCATCGATCCGCTCGACGGTCTGGCGGCGGTGCGGATGCGGGTCCTCGACACCCCGGCCAAGCCCTCGGTGTCCTTCGGCGACGATCCGCTGCGGATGCTGCGGGCGGCGAGGTTCGTCTCGCAGCTGCAGTTCGGGGTGGCCGACCGGGTCCGGCAGGCGATCGAGGAGATGGCGCCGCAGCTGGCGCGCATCACCGTCGAACGGATCGCCGTCGAGCTGGACAAGATGCTGCTGGGCGCCGACCCGGTCGCCGGGATCGACCTGATGGTGCAGACCGGCATGGGCGAGGTGGTGCTGCCGGAGATCGGCGGGATGCAGATGGCCATCGACGAACACCATCAGCACAAGGACGTTTACCAGCACTCGCTGACGGTGCTGCGCCAGGCGATGGCGTTGGAGGACGATCCCGACCTGGTGCTGCGCTGGGCGGCACTGCTCCACGACATCGGCAAGCCCGCCACCCGCGAGCACGAACCCGACGGCGGGGTGAGCTTCCACCACCACGAGGTCGTCGGCGCCAAGATGGTCCGCAAGCGGATGCGCGCACTGAAGTACTCCAAGCAGATGGTCGACGACGTCTCCCAGCTGGTCTATCTGCACCTGCGATTCCACGGCTATGGCGACGGCAAGTGGACCGACGCAGCGGTGCGCCGCTACGTCGCCGATGCCGGCCCACTGCTACCCAAGCTGCACAAGCTGGTGCGCGCGGACTGCACCACTCGCAACAAGCGGCGTGCGGCGCGGCTGCAGGCCAACTACGACGACCTCGAGACGCGCATCGCCGAACTGGCCGCCAAGGAGGACCTCGCGCGGGTGCGCCCCGACCTGGACGGCGACGAGATCATGCAGCTGCTGGACATCCCGCCGGGCCCGCAGGTCGGTCAGGCCTGGAGATTCCTGAAGGAGCTGCGGCTGGACCGCGGCCCGCTGTCCCGCGAGGAGGCCACCGCCGAACTGCTGTCGTGGTGGAACGAGAAGGGCTCGCGCAGCGTCTGA
- a CDS encoding pullulanase, which translates to MDYCLGPGDGTAAMFSGRPDFDLDGNGEFDSVRIDFDGDGVFDDALADLDGDGLADHAALDLDDDGTAESLYTDDGSGTWAMTSIGPVGPLRWFSLDGAEHTGEGPADVDGDGSPDRLFDVDRDGVADRALRTTDGTAGVGWVDTDGDGRWDVKLIDTDGDGSADDATALD; encoded by the coding sequence ATGGACTATTGCCTGGGACCCGGGGACGGCACCGCGGCGATGTTCAGCGGGCGGCCCGACTTCGACCTCGACGGAAACGGTGAATTCGATTCTGTGCGAATCGATTTCGACGGAGACGGCGTGTTCGACGACGCGCTGGCCGACTTGGACGGGGACGGTCTGGCCGACCATGCCGCCCTGGATCTGGACGACGACGGCACCGCCGAGAGTCTCTACACCGACGACGGGTCGGGCACCTGGGCCATGACTTCCATCGGCCCGGTGGGGCCGTTGCGGTGGTTCAGTCTGGACGGGGCGGAGCACACCGGCGAGGGGCCGGCCGACGTCGACGGCGACGGCAGCCCCGACCGGTTGTTCGACGTCGACCGCGACGGTGTGGCCGATCGGGCGCTACGGACGACCGACGGGACGGCCGGCGTCGGATGGGTGGACACCGATGGCGACGGGCGCTGGGACGTCAAGCTGATCGACACCGATGGCGACGGCTCGGCCGACGACGCGACGGCACTCGACTAG
- a CDS encoding MFS transporter: MVDASASGSLWRSVRNLPEFWRLLELRTASQFGDGLFQAGLAGGLLFNPERAADPWAVAGAFAVLFLPYSLVGPFAGALLDRWDRRAVLVWANVGRLLLVTGVGLLLAVGAGESAVLCGALIVNGFSRFVTSGLSAALPHVVPREQVVTMNSVATATGATATFLGANFMLLPRWLFGSGDAGAATVIFLVAVPVAVALVLSMRFPHHELGPDDTARAVHGSAFYAVATGWIYGARTAAGTPTVAATLSGLSAHRMVFGINTLLVLVIVRHSDTPAVAGLGLGTAVVFVAATGSGSFLANVVTPPAVRRWGRYATTNAALIFAAVIQLAGATLQLVVMVVCGFFLGLAGQVVKLCADTAMQIDVDDALRGHVFAVQDSLFWLSFIVAIAVSAAVIPLDGQAPVLALAGSVIYLAGLAVHAIVGRRRAISI, encoded by the coding sequence GTGGTCGACGCCAGCGCATCCGGTTCGCTGTGGCGTTCTGTGCGCAACCTGCCCGAGTTCTGGCGGCTGCTGGAGCTCAGGACGGCAAGCCAGTTCGGCGACGGCTTGTTCCAGGCCGGGCTAGCAGGCGGGCTGCTGTTCAATCCGGAGCGCGCCGCCGACCCCTGGGCGGTGGCCGGGGCCTTCGCCGTGCTGTTCCTCCCCTACTCCCTCGTGGGCCCGTTCGCCGGGGCGCTGCTGGACCGGTGGGACCGGCGCGCGGTGCTGGTCTGGGCAAATGTCGGGCGGCTGCTGCTGGTGACCGGCGTCGGCCTGCTGCTGGCCGTGGGCGCCGGCGAATCAGCCGTGCTGTGCGGGGCGTTGATCGTCAACGGCTTCAGCCGGTTCGTCACCTCCGGCCTGTCGGCCGCGCTGCCGCACGTCGTCCCGCGCGAGCAGGTCGTCACGATGAACTCGGTGGCCACCGCCACCGGGGCAACCGCGACCTTCCTGGGCGCCAACTTCATGCTGCTGCCCCGCTGGCTGTTCGGGTCGGGCGATGCCGGGGCGGCCACGGTCATCTTCCTGGTCGCGGTCCCCGTCGCAGTCGCGTTGGTGCTGTCGATGCGCTTTCCCCACCATGAACTCGGACCCGACGACACCGCACGGGCGGTCCACGGTTCGGCCTTCTACGCGGTGGCGACGGGGTGGATCTATGGCGCGCGCACCGCGGCGGGAACCCCGACGGTGGCCGCCACCCTGTCCGGTCTTTCCGCCCACCGCATGGTGTTCGGCATCAACACGCTGCTGGTCCTGGTGATCGTGCGGCACAGCGACACCCCGGCCGTGGCCGGGCTCGGCCTCGGTACGGCGGTGGTGTTCGTAGCAGCCACTGGAAGCGGCTCGTTTCTGGCCAACGTGGTGACCCCGCCGGCGGTACGACGATGGGGCCGCTACGCCACCACCAACGCAGCGCTGATCTTCGCTGCAGTGATCCAGCTGGCCGGGGCCACCCTGCAGCTGGTGGTGATGGTGGTGTGCGGTTTCTTCCTGGGCCTGGCCGGCCAGGTGGTCAAGTTGTGCGCGGACACCGCGATGCAGATCGACGTCGACGACGCCCTGCGCGGACACGTGTTCGCCGTCCAGGACTCGCTGTTCTGGTTGTCGTTCATAGTGGCGATTGCGGTATCGGCGGCGGTCATCCCGCTCGACGGCCAGGCGCCGGTGCTGGCGCTGGCCGGCTCGGTGATCTACCTGGCCGGGCTGGCGGTGCACGCGATCGTGGGCCGGCGGCGGGCGATCAGCATCTAG
- a CDS encoding YqgE/AlgH family protein, whose protein sequence is MSQSEDPEDFVAPAAHRVRAGTLLLANTDLLEPTFRRSVIYVVEHNDGGTLGVVLNRPSENAVYNVLPQWAKLAAKPKTMFIGGPVKRGAALCLGALRVGTDPAGMPGLRHVAGRMVMIDLDADPDLIAAAVEGVRIFAGYSGWTIGQLDGEIERDDWIVLSALPSDVLVEPRVDLWSRVLRRQPLPLSLLATHPIDVSRN, encoded by the coding sequence GTGTCACAGTCGGAAGATCCCGAAGATTTCGTCGCGCCCGCGGCGCATCGGGTGCGGGCTGGCACGCTGCTGCTCGCCAACACCGATCTGCTCGAGCCGACGTTTCGCCGCAGCGTCATCTACGTCGTCGAACACAACGACGGCGGCACGTTGGGCGTTGTGCTCAACCGGCCCAGCGAAAACGCCGTCTACAATGTGTTGCCGCAGTGGGCCAAGTTGGCGGCCAAACCGAAGACGATGTTCATCGGCGGCCCGGTCAAACGCGGCGCCGCGCTGTGCTTGGGCGCGCTTCGCGTCGGTACAGACCCGGCCGGCATGCCCGGCCTGCGCCACGTCGCGGGCCGGATGGTGATGATCGATCTCGACGCCGACCCGGACCTGATCGCAGCCGCCGTCGAGGGGGTGCGGATTTTCGCCGGCTACTCAGGGTGGACCATCGGCCAGCTCGACGGGGAAATCGAACGCGACGACTGGATTGTGTTGTCCGCCTTGCCTTCTGACGTCCTGGTCGAGCCGCGGGTCGATCTGTGGTCGCGGGTGTTGCGTCGCCAGCCGCTACCGCTGTCGCTGCTGGCGACCCATCCGATCGACGTCAGCCGCAACTAG
- a CDS encoding LpqN/LpqT family lipoprotein, which yields MIRIARNWRVVVGGVAAGSAAVLGFAGANATADPVLPLPPAPAVTETAAVAPLAAGPTAATAPLEVPTTVTAAPTAVAAPATLVPAQSGTIADFFKEKGVTMEPQKATGFTALNIVLPMPRGWSVVPDPNVPDAFTVLADRLGGDGLYTSNAALKVYKLVGDFNPKEAITHGYVDAQQLFNWQSTDASLADFGGFPSSIIEGTYRENDQTLNTSRRYVIAQSGADRYLVSLDVTTAANQVVATADATDAIVNGFRVTSPTAAPATAAAPAPAAAPVSDAGATATVTVTVPVPVPAVPATQR from the coding sequence ATGATCAGGATCGCCCGTAACTGGCGGGTAGTAGTAGGTGGTGTGGCCGCCGGTTCGGCCGCAGTACTCGGGTTTGCCGGCGCCAACGCAACAGCCGACCCGGTTCTTCCGCTCCCCCCCGCGCCGGCCGTCACTGAGACCGCCGCCGTCGCACCGCTGGCCGCCGGGCCGACCGCAGCCACCGCGCCGCTGGAGGTGCCGACCACCGTGACGGCGGCGCCCACGGCGGTGGCAGCCCCGGCGACCCTCGTCCCGGCTCAGTCCGGCACCATCGCCGACTTCTTCAAGGAGAAGGGCGTAACCATGGAGCCGCAGAAGGCCACCGGGTTCACCGCCCTCAACATCGTCCTGCCCATGCCGCGGGGCTGGAGCGTCGTCCCGGACCCCAACGTGCCCGACGCGTTCACCGTGCTGGCCGACCGCCTGGGCGGCGACGGGCTCTACACCTCCAACGCCGCGCTTAAGGTCTACAAACTGGTCGGCGACTTCAACCCGAAGGAAGCCATCACCCACGGCTACGTCGACGCCCAGCAGCTGTTCAACTGGCAGTCCACCGACGCATCCCTGGCCGACTTCGGCGGCTTCCCGTCGTCAATCATCGAGGGCACGTACCGCGAGAACGACCAGACGCTGAACACCTCCCGGCGTTACGTCATCGCGCAGTCGGGTGCCGACCGCTACCTGGTGTCGCTGGATGTGACGACCGCGGCCAACCAGGTCGTCGCGACGGCCGACGCGACCGACGCCATCGTCAACGGCTTCCGGGTGACCTCCCCGACCGCGGCGCCCGCGACCGCAGCGGCACCTGCGCCGGCGGCAGCACCGGTCTCCGATGCGGGCGCCACCGCGACCGTGACCGTCACCGTCCCCGTTCCGGTTCCCGCGGTGCCCGCTACGCAGCGCTGA
- the leuS gene encoding leucine--tRNA ligase, translating into MTESPTTGATEADADVPRHRYTAELAGRIEATWQDNWQAWGTFNVPNPVGSLAPADGSAVPEDKMFVQDMFPYPSGDGLHVGHPLGYIATDVYARYFRMTGRNVLHALGFDAFGLPAEQFAVQTGTHPRVRTEANIVNFRRQLGRLGLGHDQRRSFSTTDVDFYKWTQWIFLQIYNAWFDPAQNKARPIAELVDEFDSGARTLDDGRVWSQLSAGERADVVDGHRLVYRADSLVNWCPGLGTVLANEEVTSEGRSERGNFPVFRKRLRQWMMRITAYSDRLLDDLDVLDWPEKVKTMQRNWIGRSTGASVLFDADGSDIEVFTTRPDTLFGATYLVLAPEHELVDALTAGQWPEGVDPRWTGGAATPGEAVAAYRRSIAAKSDLERQENKTKTGVFLGTWATNPANGQRVPVFIADYVLVGYGTGAIMAVPGHDQRDWEFAGEFGLPVLEVIAGGDITEAAYVGHGTLVNSQYLDGLSVEDAKTAIAEKLEADGRGRARIEYKLRDWLFARQRYWGEPFPIVYGADGRAHPLPDSALPVELPDIADYSPVLFDPEDADSEPSPPLNKATEWVNVDLDLGDGLKGYTRDTNVMPQWAGSSWYELRYADPHNSEEFCDKQNEAYWMGPRPSEHGPDDPGGVDLYVGGVEHAVLHLLYSRFWHKVLHDLGHVTSREPYRRLVNQGYIQAFAYTDARGAYVPAADVVERNGKFFLPGTDGEIEVFQEFGKIGKSLKNSVSPDEICDNYGADTLRVYEMSMGPLEASRPWATKDVVGAHRFLQRVWRLVVDENTGAERVSKHESLDDETLRLLHRTIAGVADDYAGLRNNTAAAKLIEYTNHLTKEGVTSRAALEPLVLMVAPLAPHLAEELWRRLGHETSLAHGPFPVADPAFLVADTVQYPVQVNGKVRGRITVDAEADKTAVEAAALADEKVAAFLAGATPKKVIVVPGRLVNLVV; encoded by the coding sequence GTGACCGAATCGCCTACCACCGGGGCCACCGAGGCCGACGCCGACGTGCCGCGGCACCGCTATACCGCCGAGCTGGCGGGGCGGATCGAGGCGACGTGGCAGGACAACTGGCAGGCCTGGGGCACCTTCAACGTGCCCAACCCGGTGGGCTCGCTGGCTCCGGCAGATGGTTCGGCGGTGCCCGAGGACAAGATGTTCGTCCAGGACATGTTCCCCTACCCGTCCGGCGATGGCCTGCACGTCGGCCACCCGCTGGGCTACATCGCCACCGACGTCTACGCCCGCTACTTCCGGATGACGGGTCGCAATGTGCTGCACGCACTGGGCTTCGACGCGTTCGGCCTGCCGGCAGAGCAGTTTGCGGTCCAGACCGGCACCCATCCACGGGTGCGCACCGAGGCCAACATCGTGAACTTCCGTCGCCAGCTGGGCCGGCTCGGGCTGGGCCACGACCAGCGCCGCAGCTTCTCCACCACCGATGTCGACTTCTACAAGTGGACGCAGTGGATCTTCCTGCAGATCTACAACGCGTGGTTCGACCCCGCACAGAACAAGGCCCGGCCCATCGCTGAGCTGGTGGACGAGTTCGACAGCGGCGCAAGGACTCTCGATGACGGCCGGGTGTGGTCCCAGCTGTCGGCGGGGGAGCGCGCCGACGTCGTCGACGGCCACCGGCTGGTGTACCGGGCCGACTCGCTGGTGAACTGGTGTCCCGGGCTGGGCACCGTGCTGGCCAACGAGGAGGTCACCTCCGAGGGCCGCAGCGAGCGCGGCAACTTCCCGGTGTTCCGGAAACGGTTGCGGCAGTGGATGATGCGCATCACCGCCTACTCCGATCGGCTGCTCGACGATCTCGACGTGCTGGACTGGCCGGAGAAGGTCAAGACCATGCAGCGCAACTGGATCGGACGCTCCACCGGCGCATCGGTGCTCTTCGATGCCGACGGCAGCGACATCGAAGTGTTCACCACTCGTCCCGACACCCTGTTCGGCGCCACCTATCTGGTTCTGGCACCCGAACATGAACTCGTCGACGCTCTGACGGCCGGGCAGTGGCCCGAAGGCGTCGACCCGCGCTGGACTGGTGGCGCAGCCACACCCGGTGAAGCGGTGGCCGCCTACCGGCGTTCGATCGCGGCGAAGTCCGACCTGGAGCGTCAGGAGAACAAGACCAAGACCGGGGTGTTCCTAGGAACGTGGGCCACCAATCCGGCCAACGGGCAACGGGTTCCGGTCTTCATCGCCGACTACGTGCTGGTCGGCTACGGCACCGGCGCGATCATGGCGGTGCCCGGCCACGACCAGCGTGACTGGGAGTTCGCCGGCGAGTTCGGTCTGCCCGTCCTGGAGGTGATCGCCGGCGGCGACATCACCGAGGCCGCCTATGTCGGGCACGGCACACTGGTCAACTCGCAGTACCTCGACGGGCTTAGTGTCGAGGACGCCAAGACGGCCATCGCCGAGAAGCTCGAGGCCGACGGCCGCGGCCGCGCCCGCATCGAATACAAGCTGCGGGACTGGCTTTTCGCGCGCCAACGGTACTGGGGTGAGCCGTTTCCGATCGTCTACGGCGCCGACGGCCGGGCCCATCCGCTGCCGGATTCCGCGCTGCCGGTCGAGCTGCCCGACATCGCGGACTACTCGCCGGTGCTGTTCGACCCAGAGGACGCCGACAGCGAGCCGTCGCCGCCGCTGAACAAGGCGACTGAGTGGGTGAACGTCGACCTCGACCTCGGCGACGGACTCAAGGGGTATACCCGCGACACCAACGTCATGCCGCAGTGGGCCGGCAGTTCGTGGTACGAGCTGCGCTACGCCGATCCGCACAACTCAGAAGAGTTCTGCGACAAGCAGAACGAGGCCTACTGGATGGGCCCGCGCCCATCCGAGCACGGGCCGGACGATCCGGGCGGGGTGGACCTGTACGTCGGCGGCGTCGAGCACGCGGTGCTGCACCTGCTGTATTCGCGGTTCTGGCACAAGGTGCTTCACGACCTCGGCCACGTCACGTCGCGGGAACCCTACCGCCGCTTGGTGAATCAGGGCTACATCCAGGCTTTCGCCTACACCGATGCGCGGGGCGCGTACGTGCCCGCCGCCGACGTCGTCGAGCGAAACGGGAAGTTCTTCCTGCCGGGGACCGACGGTGAGATCGAGGTCTTCCAGGAGTTCGGCAAGATCGGCAAGAGCCTGAAGAACTCGGTATCGCCCGACGAGATCTGCGACAACTACGGCGCCGACACGCTGCGTGTCTACGAGATGTCGATGGGCCCGCTGGAAGCGTCGCGGCCGTGGGCCACCAAGGACGTGGTCGGCGCCCATCGTTTCCTGCAGCGGGTGTGGCGGTTGGTCGTCGACGAAAACACCGGTGCGGAACGGGTTTCCAAGCACGAGTCGCTAGACGACGAGACGCTGCGGTTGCTGCACCGCACCATCGCCGGCGTGGCCGACGACTATGCGGGCCTGCGCAACAACACCGCCGCGGCCAAGCTCATCGAGTACACCAACCACCTGACCAAGGAGGGCGTCACCTCCCGCGCAGCGCTGGAGCCACTGGTGTTGATGGTGGCCCCACTGGCCCCGCACCTCGCCGAGGAGCTGTGGCGGCGACTGGGCCACGAGACATCGCTGGCGCACGGCCCGTTCCCTGTTGCCGATCCGGCCTTTCTGGTGGCGGACACCGTCCAGTACCCGGTACAGGTCAACGGCAAGGTGCGTGGTCGGATCACGGTCGACGCCGAGGCCGACAAGACGGCCGTCGAAGCGGCGGCGCTGGCCGACGAGAAGGTGGCGGCATTCCTGGCCGGTGCCACCCCGAAGAAGGTCATCGTCGTTCCCGGCCGCCTGGTCAACCTCGTCGTCTAG
- a CDS encoding type IV toxin-antitoxin system AbiEi family antitoxin domain-containing protein, protein MLNDLLRDQDGVITLAQAQRVGLTHQAVQRRVRSGYWRRCARGVYFVDDREFTDAARIRAAVWAHGAHAAASGLAAAWWHRLTVFAPEVVEVTVPRNSRGRSHGGARVRRRNLGASDVSAVRGLKVTELSLTVVEASVRRRGGAKLMDRALQRHVELQALWQAHLRNKGRYGAPAARRMLQAAADGSRSEAERLLLGLLRQAGLTGWRTNHPVAGYKVDVAFPKQKVAIEVDGFAFHTDEEVFQIDRQRQNTIALCGWQILRFTWLDLTGYPERVIAVIRSAISAR, encoded by the coding sequence GTGCTGAACGATCTTCTTCGCGATCAAGATGGCGTCATCACGCTCGCTCAAGCGCAGCGCGTCGGGCTCACGCATCAAGCGGTTCAACGTCGTGTGCGCTCGGGTTACTGGCGTCGATGTGCCCGGGGCGTCTACTTCGTCGACGACCGTGAATTCACCGACGCGGCCCGCATCCGCGCGGCGGTTTGGGCGCACGGCGCACACGCGGCGGCCAGCGGCCTTGCCGCTGCTTGGTGGCACCGCCTCACGGTGTTCGCGCCTGAGGTCGTCGAGGTCACTGTCCCGAGAAACAGCCGCGGTCGTAGCCATGGTGGCGCCCGGGTGCGGCGGCGCAACCTCGGCGCTTCAGATGTCAGCGCCGTTCGCGGGCTGAAGGTGACCGAACTGTCCCTCACCGTGGTGGAGGCTTCGGTTCGGCGCCGTGGCGGAGCGAAGCTGATGGATCGCGCACTGCAGCGCCACGTCGAGTTGCAGGCGCTGTGGCAGGCACATCTCCGGAACAAGGGCCGCTACGGCGCGCCAGCAGCGCGCCGAATGCTTCAGGCCGCAGCCGACGGCAGCCGTTCGGAGGCCGAAAGGCTGTTGCTGGGGTTGCTGCGCCAAGCCGGACTGACCGGATGGCGGACCAACCATCCGGTGGCTGGGTACAAGGTCGATGTGGCCTTTCCCAAGCAGAAGGTCGCCATCGAAGTCGACGGCTTCGCCTTCCACACCGACGAAGAGGTGTTTCAGATCGACCGGCAGCGCCAGAACACCATCGCGCTTTGCGGTTGGCAGATCCTGCGGTTCACCTGGCTGGATCTGACGGGATATCCCGAGCGCGTCATCGCCGTCATCCGTTCTGCGATTTCGGCGCGCTAA
- a CDS encoding SDR family oxidoreductase produces MKTAMITGASGGIGSAIAEALAPTHILLLAGRPAARLDAVAARLGATTWPLDLADPDSVEAAAEPLAELDVLVHNAGVAYPGRVAESTPEQWRATFEVNVIGAVALTLALLPALRAARGQVVFINSGSGLNVSPGLAAYSASKFALRAFADSLRADEPSLRVTSVHPGRVDTEMQRDLIAYEGGEYEPAKFLSAETVAQVVAGVIATPLDAHTHQVVVRPRA; encoded by the coding sequence ATGAAAACCGCAATGATCACTGGGGCGAGTGGCGGCATCGGATCCGCGATAGCCGAGGCCCTGGCCCCCACCCACATTCTGCTGCTGGCCGGCCGGCCGGCCGCCCGGCTCGACGCCGTCGCTGCCCGGCTTGGCGCCACCACCTGGCCGCTGGACCTGGCCGATCCGGACTCGGTGGAGGCCGCCGCCGAACCGCTGGCCGAACTCGACGTCTTGGTGCACAACGCCGGGGTGGCCTATCCGGGCCGGGTCGCGGAGTCCACCCCCGAACAGTGGCGCGCCACCTTCGAGGTAAATGTCATCGGGGCAGTGGCGCTCACCCTGGCGCTGCTGCCAGCACTGCGAGCGGCCAGAGGGCAGGTCGTGTTCATCAACTCCGGATCGGGGCTCAACGTCTCACCCGGGCTGGCCGCCTACTCGGCGAGCAAGTTCGCGCTGCGCGCCTTCGCCGACTCGCTTCGGGCCGACGAGCCGAGCCTGCGGGTCACCAGCGTGCACCCCGGCCGGGTCGACACCGAGATGCAGCGCGACCTGATCGCCTACGAAGGCGGCGAGTACGAGCCCGCGAAATTCCTGTCCGCCGAGACGGTCGCTCAGGTCGTGGCCGGGGTAATCGCCACGCCGCTGGATGCGCATACGCATCAGGTGGTCGTCCGCCCCCGGGCATGA
- the ggh gene encoding glucosylglycerate hydrolase, producing the protein MAFDPSFGQAQLAARAAYLLRGNDLGVMTSAAPQLYPHMWSWDAAFVAVGLAPLSVERAVVELDTLLSAQWTNGMIPHIVFAHGVDGYFPGPARWACSALAAHAPRSRHTSGITQPPVHAIAVQRILDRARMRGRSTRAVAEAFLDRRWSDLVRWHRWLAEARDQNKRGRITLYHGWESGMDNSPRWDSAYANVIPGNVPEYQREDNHIITDASQRPSDTEYDRYLWLLEEMKAARYDDDLLPKVMSFAVEDVFVSAIFSVACDVLANIGEDYKRPHSDVRDLYSWAERFRAGVIGTTDERTGAARDFDVRGEKWIATETAAQFAPLLCGGLPHEQERALLRVLEGPRFCGHPDLKFSLIPSTSPVSKDFRPREYWRGPVWPVLTWLFSWAFARRGWSERSLMLRREGLRQASDGSFAEYYEPFTGEPLGSMQQSWTAAAVLDWLG; encoded by the coding sequence GTGGCATTTGACCCGAGCTTCGGCCAGGCGCAGCTGGCGGCCCGCGCGGCCTACCTGCTGCGCGGTAACGACTTGGGTGTGATGACCTCGGCGGCACCCCAGCTCTACCCGCACATGTGGAGTTGGGACGCCGCCTTCGTGGCGGTCGGCCTGGCCCCGCTGAGTGTCGAGCGCGCCGTCGTCGAACTCGACACGCTGCTGTCGGCGCAGTGGACCAACGGGATGATCCCGCACATCGTCTTCGCCCATGGTGTCGACGGCTACTTTCCCGGCCCGGCCCGCTGGGCCTGTTCGGCGCTGGCGGCCCACGCCCCGCGTAGCAGGCACACCTCCGGGATCACCCAGCCTCCGGTGCACGCGATCGCGGTGCAGCGCATCCTTGACCGGGCACGCATGCGGGGCCGCTCCACCCGGGCGGTGGCCGAGGCATTCCTGGACCGGCGTTGGTCGGATCTGGTGCGCTGGCACCGCTGGCTTGCCGAAGCCAGAGACCAGAACAAGAGGGGCCGGATCACCCTGTACCACGGCTGGGAATCCGGGATGGACAACTCGCCACGGTGGGATTCGGCCTACGCCAACGTGATTCCCGGCAACGTCCCGGAGTATCAGCGCGAGGATAATCACATCATCACGGACGCCAGCCAGCGTCCGTCGGACACCGAGTACGACCGGTATCTGTGGCTGCTCGAGGAGATGAAGGCCGCCCGCTACGACGACGACCTCCTGCCGAAGGTGATGAGCTTCGCCGTCGAGGACGTCTTCGTCTCGGCGATCTTCTCGGTGGCCTGTGACGTGCTGGCCAACATCGGCGAGGATTACAAGCGACCCCACTCCGACGTGCGTGACCTGTACTCCTGGGCCGAGCGCTTCCGCGCCGGGGTCATCGGCACGACAGACGAAAGAACGGGCGCCGCAAGGGATTTCGACGTACGAGGCGAAAAATGGATCGCCACCGAGACGGCTGCGCAGTTCGCACCGCTGCTCTGCGGGGGCCTGCCGCATGAGCAGGAACGCGCCTTGCTGAGGGTCCTCGAGGGCCCGCGGTTCTGCGGACACCCGGACCTGAAGTTCTCGCTGATTCCCTCAACATCGCCGGTTTCCAAAGACTTTCGGCCGCGCGAGTACTGGCGTGGACCGGTATGGCCCGTGCTGACGTGGCTGTTCTCATGGGCGTTCGCCCGCCGGGGTTGGTCCGAGCGTTCGTTGATGTTGCGCCGAGAAGGTCTGCGCCAGGCCAGCGACGGCTCGTTCGCCGAGTATTACGAGCCGTTCACCGGTGAGCCGCTGGGCAGCATGCAGCAGTCCTGGACCGCCGCCGCGGTGCTCGACTGGTTGGGTTAG